The Metabacillus sediminilitoris genome window below encodes:
- the flhB gene encoding flagellar biosynthesis protein FlhB, with protein MNLLKLDLQFFSGEKTEKATPRKKQDARKKGQVIKSADVNTALSLLTVFLSFLFIGAFMRDRLILMMKGIFQDYLLVNLTDQNMEGFFYTIALQAGMILAPIMVIALIAGVLSNYIQVGFLFSTESIQMKLNKLDPIQGFKRIYSMRAIVELLKSLLKITVVGVVTFAVLWMDIDNILRLSQMTVEQSFVFIASLTMKMGLYASGALLILSFLDYLYQRFDYEKNLRMSKQDIKDEYKKSEGDPLIKSKIRQRQREMAMRRMMQDVPTADVVITNPTHYAIALKYDEEKMDAPYVVAMGVDHVAQKIKEIAKANDIIMVENRPLARALYDQVDLGQAVPEEFFQAVAEIIAYVYQTKSM; from the coding sequence ATGAATCTACTTAAGCTAGATTTACAGTTTTTTTCTGGTGAAAAAACAGAAAAAGCGACACCACGAAAAAAACAAGATGCTAGAAAAAAAGGACAAGTTATAAAAAGTGCGGACGTTAATACTGCACTATCATTATTAACTGTATTTTTATCGTTTCTATTCATTGGCGCTTTTATGAGAGATCGATTAATTCTCATGATGAAGGGTATTTTTCAGGATTATTTATTAGTAAATTTAACCGATCAAAATATGGAAGGTTTTTTTTATACAATTGCTTTACAAGCAGGAATGATATTAGCTCCGATTATGGTGATCGCATTAATTGCTGGTGTACTCAGTAATTACATCCAAGTAGGGTTCCTTTTTTCTACAGAGTCTATTCAAATGAAATTAAATAAGTTGGACCCAATTCAAGGTTTTAAACGGATTTATTCAATGCGTGCCATTGTCGAACTGTTAAAATCACTCTTAAAAATTACTGTTGTTGGTGTGGTAACCTTCGCTGTTTTATGGATGGATATTGATAATATATTACGCTTATCTCAAATGACCGTGGAACAATCTTTCGTATTCATAGCATCATTAACTATGAAAATGGGATTATATGCCTCAGGAGCTCTATTAATACTCTCTTTTTTAGATTACCTTTATCAGCGCTTTGATTACGAAAAAAACCTTCGAATGTCAAAACAGGATATCAAGGATGAATACAAAAAATCTGAAGGTGATCCACTTATTAAATCGAAAATTAGACAAAGGCAGCGCGAAATGGCAATGAGGAGAATGATGCAGGATGTTCCAACTGCTGATGTTGTCATTACGAATCCAACTCATTATGCCATTGCTTTAAAATATGATGAAGAAAAAATGGACGCACCATATGTTGTTGCGATGGGGGTTGATCACGTCGCACAAAAAATAAAAGAGATTGCAAAAGCGAATGATATTATAATGGTCGAAAATAGACCGTTGGCTCGTGCCCTATACGATCAAGTTGATTTAGGACAAGCAGTACCGGAGGAATTTTTCCAGGCAGTTGCAGAAATCATCGCGTATGTTTATCAAACAAAATCAATGTAA
- the flhF gene encoding flagellar biosynthesis protein FlhF: MKVKKYVAPSMQEAMKKIRSEMGNDAVILNSKVVHTGGFLGLFSQKKIEVIAALDPEIPLPKKRKEKESNLKTNNPILSKEEITQNERIKPVKAIEDHQHLLEEIKELKGILQSISANEKSDLYPEPLKVILQVMIRQEINPAIRGQIMTDLLEYWFQAGGNITSTQLKNKELELFVQLLNDLDFGGISYEKKYINVVGPTGVGKTTTLAKLAAKCVLEKKKKVAFITTDTYRIAAIDQLKTYAKILNVPIEVCYNIDDFKEAKKKFERYDYLFIDTAGRNFLDSQYVKDLKLIIDFNDELESYLVLAATAKPSDMLAVYEQFSVIPIKKLIFTKLDETTSRGSLIDVMIKTKKGIAYTTHGQNVPDDIEEATTEHIVEQILR, encoded by the coding sequence ATGAAAGTAAAAAAATATGTTGCACCATCAATGCAAGAGGCTATGAAAAAAATAAGGTCAGAAATGGGAAATGATGCAGTTATCTTAAATTCAAAGGTAGTTCATACAGGAGGATTTTTAGGTTTATTCTCGCAGAAAAAAATTGAAGTAATTGCTGCACTTGATCCAGAGATTCCTCTCCCCAAAAAAAGGAAAGAAAAGGAATCAAATTTAAAAACTAATAATCCTATTTTATCAAAGGAAGAAATAACTCAAAATGAACGAATAAAACCTGTAAAAGCTATAGAAGATCATCAGCATTTATTAGAAGAAATAAAAGAGTTAAAAGGCATTCTCCAATCGATTTCAGCAAATGAAAAATCTGACTTATATCCTGAACCGCTAAAAGTGATCTTGCAAGTAATGATTAGGCAAGAGATTAATCCTGCTATTCGTGGCCAGATTATGACAGACCTATTAGAATATTGGTTTCAAGCAGGTGGCAATATAACCTCTACACAATTAAAAAATAAAGAGTTAGAACTTTTTGTTCAGTTATTAAATGATCTTGATTTCGGCGGGATCTCATACGAGAAAAAATATATTAATGTCGTTGGTCCAACAGGGGTTGGTAAAACAACTACTCTAGCAAAGCTTGCTGCAAAATGTGTGCTGGAAAAAAAGAAAAAAGTAGCTTTTATTACGACAGATACTTACAGAATTGCTGCTATAGATCAGTTAAAAACATATGCAAAAATCTTAAATGTGCCAATAGAAGTTTGTTATAACATTGATGATTTTAAGGAAGCAAAAAAGAAATTTGAAAGGTACGATTATCTTTTTATTGATACCGCTGGAAGAAATTTTCTTGATTCACAGTATGTGAAAGATTTAAAGTTAATCATCGATTTTAATGATGAACTCGAATCTTATTTGGTATTAGCCGCAACAGCAAAACCATCTGATATGCTTGCGGTTTATGAACAATTCTCAGTTATCCCCATTAAGAAGCTTATCTTTACTAAACTAGATGAAACAACATCAAGAGGTTCATTGATTGATGTCATGATAAAAACGAAAAAGGGGATTGCTTATACAACACACGGCCAAAATGTCCCTGATGATATTGAAGAGGCGACTACAGAACACATAGTCGAACAGATATTGAGGTAG
- a CDS encoding chemotaxis protein CheA: MDMNQYLEVFIEESKEHLQSCNEKLLELEKNPKDLSIVNEIFRSAHTLKGMSATMGYEDIANLTHQMENVLDAIRNEKLAVTSDLFDAVFVSVDNLEEMVFSIAQGGDGKKDVSAVVEMLKKIEDGEDLNHDSSKSENQGNSLNQNHNNHAIQEYDDFEYTIIQQSREQGFSAYEVTISLREDCLLKAARVFMVFEILEQLGEVIKAVPSVDLLEEEKFDSQFSVAIITNDSSDDIHNKVMKVSEIKEVVVQQLDHLAMMNNQANSQATVLVETNQNDEVEKETHQHVQENSVKAAEKQVAATSSKTIRVNIERLDILMNLFEELVIDRGRLEQISKDLNNNELNETVERMSRISGDLQNIILNMRMVPVETVFNRFPRMIRQLAKDLNKKINLEIIGAETELDRTVIDEIGDPLVHLLRNAIDHGIEMPDVRLKNGKSEEGHVVLSAYHSGNHVFIEIEDDGAGINRERVLKKALDRGVVTEQQAATLTDKQVYELIFSSGFSTADQISDISGRGVGLDVVKSTIESLGGSVSIDSVESKGSKFSIQLPLTLSIISVMLVELQNEKYAIPLSSIIETAVIKKDAILQAHNQQVIDFRGKIVPLVYLTEIFEVPVETGNEDYVSLIIVRKGEKMAALVVDSFIGQQEIVLKSLGNYLSSVFAISGATILGDGQVALIIDCNALIK; the protein is encoded by the coding sequence ATGGATATGAATCAATATTTAGAAGTTTTTATTGAGGAAAGCAAAGAGCATTTACAATCTTGTAATGAAAAATTACTAGAGTTAGAGAAAAATCCAAAAGATTTATCGATTGTAAATGAAATTTTTCGATCTGCACATACATTAAAAGGTATGAGTGCAACGATGGGGTACGAAGATATAGCAAATTTAACACACCAAATGGAAAATGTACTTGATGCAATTAGAAATGAAAAATTAGCCGTTACATCAGATCTTTTTGATGCAGTATTTGTTTCGGTAGATAACCTAGAAGAGATGGTTTTCTCGATTGCACAAGGCGGGGATGGTAAAAAAGATGTATCCGCAGTTGTAGAAATGTTAAAGAAAATTGAAGATGGTGAAGATCTTAATCATGACTCATCAAAAAGTGAGAATCAAGGGAATTCTTTAAATCAAAACCATAACAATCATGCAATTCAAGAATATGATGATTTCGAATATACAATTATCCAGCAGTCAAGAGAACAAGGATTCTCGGCTTATGAAGTGACAATATCTTTGCGAGAGGATTGTTTATTAAAAGCGGCAAGAGTATTTATGGTGTTCGAAATTCTAGAACAACTAGGAGAAGTCATTAAAGCTGTTCCTTCCGTAGATCTCTTAGAAGAGGAAAAATTCGATTCACAGTTTAGTGTAGCGATTATAACGAATGATTCGAGTGATGATATTCATAACAAAGTGATGAAAGTATCTGAAATAAAAGAGGTAGTTGTACAGCAACTTGATCACTTAGCAATGATGAACAATCAAGCAAACTCACAAGCTACAGTTCTAGTAGAAACAAATCAAAATGATGAAGTAGAAAAAGAAACACATCAACATGTGCAAGAGAACAGCGTGAAAGCTGCGGAAAAGCAAGTTGCAGCAACAAGCTCCAAAACAATTCGTGTTAATATCGAAAGATTAGATATACTAATGAATTTATTTGAAGAGCTGGTTATTGACCGGGGAAGATTAGAGCAAATTTCTAAGGATTTAAATAATAATGAACTTAATGAAACGGTTGAAAGAATGTCTAGGATATCAGGGGATCTCCAAAATATTATTTTAAATATGAGAATGGTTCCAGTTGAAACGGTATTTAATCGTTTCCCTCGAATGATCCGACAACTAGCTAAGGACTTAAATAAAAAGATTAACCTAGAAATAATCGGTGCTGAGACTGAATTAGATCGAACAGTCATTGATGAAATTGGCGACCCGCTTGTTCACCTTTTGCGGAATGCGATTGACCACGGTATTGAGATGCCTGATGTACGTTTGAAAAATGGGAAATCAGAAGAAGGACATGTTGTATTAAGTGCTTATCACAGTGGAAATCATGTATTTATTGAGATTGAAGACGATGGTGCTGGTATAAATCGTGAACGTGTTCTTAAAAAGGCGCTTGACAGAGGTGTTGTGACTGAGCAACAGGCAGCAACTTTAACTGATAAACAAGTATATGAGCTTATTTTCTCATCAGGTTTTTCAACGGCAGACCAAATCTCTGATATATCTGGGCGAGGGGTTGGATTAGATGTAGTAAAAAGTACGATTGAATCACTAGGTGGTTCCGTTTCAATAGATTCAGTAGAATCAAAAGGCTCTAAATTTTCAATACAGCTTCCACTTACTTTATCGATCATTTCAGTGATGCTTGTTGAATTACAGAATGAGAAATATGCTATTCCGTTATCTTCTATTATTGAAACAGCTGTTATTAAAAAAGACGCGATATTACAAGCCCATAACCAACAGGTTATTGATTTCCGCGGGAAAATTGTTCCTTTAGTCTATTTAACAGAGATCTTTGAAGTGCCTGTCGAAACAGGAAATGAAGATTATGTGTCATTAATTATTGTACGAAAAGGCGAAAAAATGGCAGCGCTAGTCGTTGATTCGTTTATCGGTCAACAGGAAATTGTTTTAAAATCTTTAGGCAATTATTTAAGCTCAGTATTTGCTATCTCAGGCGCAACAATTTTGGGAGATGGACAAGTTGCTCTAATAATTGATTGTAATGCACTAATAAAATAA
- the fliR gene encoding flagellar biosynthetic protein FliR, with product MGTILENYPAFLLVFMRITAFFVTLPLFSYRNIPNSHKISFSFLLAWIMFFALDLPKIEIDGEYFILILKEALFGLMIGFSAYLIIVAVQLAGSFIDFQMGFAIANVIDPQTGAQSPLIGQFLYTFALLLMISINAHHLLLDGVFYSYQFVPIDQLYLPLGEENVIEYIVQSFNSMFIIAFQMSIPVVGSLFLVDLALGIVARTVPQLNIFVVGLPLKIGVSFIMLILVMAALFVFMQELFETMTYTMRGLMELFGGTNNEST from the coding sequence ATGGGTACAATATTGGAAAATTACCCTGCTTTTTTATTGGTGTTTATGAGAATAACAGCTTTCTTTGTCACATTGCCGTTGTTCTCTTATCGAAATATCCCTAATTCTCATAAAATAAGCTTTTCATTTTTATTGGCCTGGATCATGTTTTTTGCATTAGATCTGCCAAAGATTGAAATTGATGGTGAGTATTTTATTCTTATTTTAAAGGAAGCACTTTTCGGATTAATGATTGGCTTTTCAGCATATTTGATCATTGTAGCCGTTCAATTAGCTGGTAGTTTTATTGATTTCCAAATGGGTTTTGCCATAGCAAATGTCATTGATCCACAAACTGGTGCACAAAGTCCGCTTATCGGACAATTTCTTTATACTTTTGCATTATTGCTTATGATTAGTATTAATGCTCATCACCTTTTATTAGATGGGGTTTTTTATAGTTATCAGTTCGTACCAATTGATCAACTATATTTACCTCTCGGAGAAGAAAATGTGATTGAATATATTGTCCAATCGTTTAATTCCATGTTTATTATTGCCTTTCAAATGTCAATTCCTGTTGTTGGATCCTTATTTTTAGTCGATCTTGCATTAGGAATTGTTGCGCGTACTGTTCCTCAGTTGAATATTTTTGTTGTTGGACTTCCATTAAAAATAGGAGTTAGCTTTATCATGCTAATTTTAGTGATGGCGGCATTATTTGTCTTCATGCAAGAGTTATTTGAAACAATGACATATACAATGAGAGGGCTTATGGAATTGTTTGGAGGAACAAACAATGAATCTACTTAA
- a CDS encoding protein-glutamate methylesterase/protein-glutamine glutaminase, giving the protein MKKIRVLVVDDSAFMRKLITDFLSEEKKIEVIGTARNGEDAIKKVALLHPDVVTMDVEMPIMNGLVALKEIMMKSPIPVIMLSSTTKEGAENTIKSLQLGAVDFITKPSGAISLDLHKVKNEIIEKVILANTANIRHISSDVLNKKSTLKGIRYSKIDSYKDQVPTAIGKARLTKQIVCIGTSTGGPRALQHVLTKLPIDFQAPIFIVQHMPPGFTQSLANRLNTLSMITVKEAENNEVVQNGIAYIAPGGSHLLVNKTGSSLIIKLEKSEIRNGHRPSVDVMFESISEIYDYRKIAVIMTGMGSDGTEGLKKLKSTGVVKAISESEQTSVVYGMPKAALNTQLIDKVENVEDIAASIMDFIRN; this is encoded by the coding sequence ATGAAGAAGATCCGCGTACTTGTCGTTGATGATTCAGCCTTCATGAGAAAATTAATAACTGATTTTCTAAGTGAAGAAAAAAAGATTGAAGTAATTGGAACTGCAAGAAATGGTGAAGATGCCATTAAAAAAGTAGCGTTATTACATCCGGATGTTGTAACAATGGATGTTGAAATGCCTATAATGAACGGTCTTGTAGCACTAAAAGAAATTATGATGAAATCCCCAATTCCTGTCATCATGCTTTCTAGTACGACGAAAGAAGGTGCTGAAAATACGATTAAGTCATTGCAATTAGGTGCAGTAGATTTTATTACAAAACCTTCAGGGGCAATCTCATTAGATCTTCACAAAGTAAAGAATGAAATAATAGAAAAAGTTATCCTTGCAAACACTGCTAACATTCGTCATATATCAAGTGATGTTCTTAATAAAAAAAGTACCCTTAAGGGGATTCGATATAGTAAAATAGACTCATATAAGGACCAAGTACCTACAGCTATCGGCAAAGCCAGATTGACTAAACAGATTGTTTGTATAGGCACATCTACTGGGGGTCCAAGAGCTTTACAACATGTGTTGACAAAATTACCTATTGATTTTCAGGCACCAATTTTTATTGTTCAACATATGCCTCCTGGATTTACTCAGTCACTTGCAAATCGATTAAACACACTATCCATGATCACGGTCAAGGAAGCGGAAAATAATGAAGTCGTGCAAAATGGAATTGCATATATTGCCCCAGGCGGCTCGCATTTATTAGTCAATAAAACAGGTAGCTCATTAATAATAAAATTAGAAAAATCAGAAATAAGGAATGGACATCGTCCTTCTGTTGATGTGATGTTTGAATCTATTAGTGAAATCTATGACTATCGGAAAATTGCAGTAATTATGACAGGAATGGGATCTGATGGAACTGAAGGGTTGAAAAAGCTTAAATCTACTGGTGTTGTTAAAGCAATTTCAGAATCTGAGCAAACTTCAGTTGTTTACGGAATGCCAAAAGCAGCTCTGAATACTCAATTAATTGATAAAGTTGAAAATGTGGAAGATATCGCTGCTTCTATCATGGATTTTATTCGAAACTAA
- a CDS encoding chemotaxis protein CheW, which translates to MGEYLSEDVKFIVFQLQDEEYGIPVHQVRSIEKVQYITRVPRTAPYIKGVINLRGVVTPIVDLRSRFGLEEQVNLDSLRIIIVSKDEMDVGFIVDAANDVIDIPLNIIEPAPEVVGAVQVDFIKGVAKLDKRLIVMIDLEEVLKVEKDRLLTV; encoded by the coding sequence ATGGGTGAATATTTATCTGAAGATGTAAAATTCATAGTCTTTCAATTACAAGATGAGGAGTATGGAATTCCTGTACATCAAGTACGTTCAATTGAGAAGGTTCAATACATTACAAGAGTTCCGAGAACAGCACCATATATAAAAGGAGTAATCAATTTAAGAGGTGTAGTTACACCAATTGTTGATTTACGCAGTAGATTCGGATTGGAAGAACAAGTTAATTTAGACAGTTTAAGAATTATCATTGTTTCAAAAGATGAGATGGATGTAGGTTTTATCGTTGACGCAGCAAATGATGTCATAGATATTCCGTTAAATATTATTGAACCAGCACCAGAAGTAGTTGGAGCAGTCCAAGTTGACTTTATTAAAGGGGTTGCTAAGCTGGATAAAAGATTAATCGTTATGATTGATCTAGAGGAAGTTTTAAAGGTTGAAAAAGACCGTTTATTGACTGTGTAG
- the fliQ gene encoding flagellar biosynthesis protein FliQ yields MSSEMVISLAEKAVYTTLIICGPLLLLALIIGLIVSIFQATTQIQEQTLAFVPKIVAVLVGLIFFGPWMLSTLISYAQDIFGNLNRFVG; encoded by the coding sequence ATGAGTTCAGAAATGGTTATTTCTTTAGCAGAAAAAGCAGTTTATACGACATTAATCATTTGTGGGCCATTATTACTATTGGCACTAATAATTGGATTGATCGTCAGTATTTTTCAGGCTACAACGCAAATACAAGAGCAAACGTTAGCGTTTGTTCCAAAAATTGTAGCAGTGTTAGTAGGATTAATATTTTTTGGTCCCTGGATGCTTTCAACATTGATTTCCTACGCACAAGATATATTCGGTAATTTAAATAGGTTTGTAGGGTAG
- the fliP gene encoding flagellar type III secretion system pore protein FliP (The bacterial flagellar biogenesis protein FliP forms a type III secretion system (T3SS)-type pore required for flagellar assembly.) codes for MNEFMEFFNNSDAENVSASVKLLLLLTVLSIAPSILILMTCFTRIIIVLSFVRTSLATQSMPPNQILIGIAMFLTFFIMAPTFSEVNEQALTPLFNEEIDLEEAYERAALPFKEFMSKHTRQKDLALFLNYAGIESPESIEDIPLTALVPAFAISEIKTAFQIGFMIFIPFLVIDMVVASILMSMGMMMLPPVMISLPFKILLFVLVDGWYLIIKSLLQSF; via the coding sequence ATGAATGAATTTATGGAGTTTTTTAATAATAGTGATGCTGAAAATGTAAGTGCATCTGTAAAATTATTACTATTATTAACAGTTCTATCAATTGCTCCGAGTATCTTAATTTTAATGACTTGTTTTACTCGTATTATCATTGTTCTTTCTTTTGTTCGAACTTCACTAGCAACACAATCAATGCCACCTAATCAAATATTAATAGGAATAGCGATGTTCTTAACATTTTTTATTATGGCTCCTACTTTTTCAGAAGTTAACGAACAAGCATTGACACCGTTATTTAATGAAGAAATTGATTTAGAAGAAGCATATGAACGTGCAGCATTACCTTTTAAAGAATTTATGAGCAAGCATACGCGGCAAAAAGATCTGGCTCTCTTTCTAAATTATGCCGGAATAGAAAGTCCTGAATCAATCGAAGACATTCCACTAACAGCTCTTGTACCAGCATTTGCAATAAGTGAGATTAAAACCGCTTTTCAAATTGGATTTATGATATTTATTCCATTTTTAGTGATTGACATGGTCGTTGCAAGTATCCTTATGTCAATGGGAATGATGATGCTGCCGCCAGTTATGATATCATTGCCATTTAAAATACTTCTATTTGTATTAGTAGATGGTTGGTACTTAATCATAAAGTCTTTGTTACAAAGTTTTTAG
- a CDS encoding MinD/ParA family protein: protein MNDQAERLRERLNRFRTQASSIAVISGKGGVGKSNFSLNFSLALQNAKKRVLLFDLDIGMGNIDILIGESSKYSIVDFFENQLPLTDIISKGPYGLDFISGGTGLGSIFKLNEKMFQRFIEELESLFQTYDIVIFDMGAGISEDSLQFLLSVDEIIVITTPEPTSLTDAYAAIKSICVRHKTMSFSIVVNRSFNKKSGDSTFNRLYQTIVHFLKREVTLLGSIPDDSTIMKAVIDQTPFLIYRPNCLASKAMFTISQDYLQRKSLDQACLESTSFISKLKNLFMKGR, encoded by the coding sequence ATGAACGATCAAGCAGAACGTCTAAGAGAACGATTAAATAGATTTAGAACCCAAGCTAGCTCAATTGCAGTTATTAGTGGTAAAGGTGGAGTTGGAAAATCTAATTTTTCCTTGAATTTTTCATTAGCATTACAAAATGCCAAAAAACGAGTTTTATTATTTGATTTAGATATCGGTATGGGGAATATCGATATATTAATTGGTGAGAGTTCAAAGTATTCAATTGTCGATTTTTTTGAAAATCAGCTTCCTTTAACAGATATTATTTCAAAAGGTCCATATGGTCTTGATTTTATATCTGGCGGAACTGGGTTAGGATCCATTTTTAAACTTAACGAAAAGATGTTTCAACGTTTTATAGAAGAACTTGAATCTTTATTCCAAACATATGATATTGTCATTTTTGATATGGGTGCAGGTATTTCAGAGGATAGCTTACAATTTTTATTATCAGTAGATGAAATAATTGTTATTACTACACCAGAGCCTACATCATTGACAGATGCCTATGCAGCAATTAAAAGCATATGCGTCCGTCATAAAACGATGTCTTTTTCAATTGTTGTAAATCGATCGTTTAATAAGAAATCTGGGGATTCAACGTTTAATAGATTATATCAAACAATTGTCCATTTTTTAAAAAGGGAAGTAACTCTTCTTGGTAGTATTCCTGATGATTCTACGATTATGAAAGCTGTCATTGATCAAACACCGTTTCTTATTTACCGTCCGAATTGTCTAGCAAGTAAAGCAATGTTTACGATCTCACAAGACTATCTACAAAGAAAGTCACTTGATCAAGCTTGCTTAGAATCAACTTCTTTTATTTCTAAATTAAAGAATTTATTCATGAAGGGAAGGTAG
- the flhA gene encoding flagellar biosynthesis protein FlhA, with protein sequence MSARDLSVLLSVILIVAMLIIPFPGWLLSFLIIINISLALLVILTSMNMNEPLQFSIFPSLILLLTLFRLGLNVSTTRAILAEGDAGKVVETFGTFVTGGNILVGLVVFIILIIIQFIVITKGSERVSEVAARFTLDAMPGKQMSIDADLNAGMISEQQARERREKVGREADFYGAMDGASKFVKGDAIAGIIMVLINMLFGIIIGMMQNGMSIGEAASHYTMLTVGDGIVSQIPALLISTATGIVVTRAASEGNLGTDISKQLFAYPKMLYVAAGTIFLLGIFTPIGLFLTLPIAGLFAFAGYRISQSKEQSIPDEEEVEQEIEMDEMKSPESVMNLINIDPIEFEFGYGLIPLADTNQGGDLLDRVVMIRRQLAIELGLVIPVVRIRDNIQLQPNEYRLKIKGNEVAKGEILLDHYLAMAPGIEDDSIEGIDTIEPSFGLPAKWITEEMKDTADMYGYTVVDPPSVVSTHITEVIKQHAHELLGRQETKQLIDHLKESYPILVEEVTPSPLSIGEIQKVLAKLLKEKVSIRNLPIIFETLADFGKMTSDSELLGEYVRQALAKQITAQYSDQDQMLKVVTLSGKIEKLIADGVQQTEHGNYLSLSPDVSQAIIEAIAKEIEMLSLQQQIPILLCSPAVRMYVRQLTDRYFPQVPILSYNELEANVEVQSVGVVNVE encoded by the coding sequence ATGTCTGCAAGAGATTTATCAGTATTACTTAGTGTCATTTTAATCGTTGCAATGCTTATCATTCCATTTCCAGGCTGGTTGTTAAGCTTTTTAATTATCATTAATATTTCTCTTGCATTATTAGTCATCCTTACGTCAATGAATATGAACGAACCATTGCAATTTTCTATTTTTCCATCATTAATCTTGTTATTAACTTTGTTTCGTTTAGGATTAAATGTTTCAACAACTCGTGCAATTTTAGCCGAAGGGGACGCTGGTAAAGTAGTAGAAACTTTCGGAACCTTTGTAACGGGTGGAAATATCCTTGTTGGATTAGTTGTCTTTATAATCTTAATCATCATTCAATTTATTGTCATAACAAAGGGTTCTGAGCGTGTATCTGAAGTCGCTGCACGTTTTACTCTTGATGCTATGCCTGGTAAACAAATGAGTATTGATGCAGATTTGAATGCAGGAATGATTTCTGAGCAACAAGCAAGAGAGCGTCGTGAAAAAGTAGGACGTGAAGCAGATTTTTATGGGGCAATGGATGGTGCTAGTAAATTTGTAAAAGGGGATGCGATAGCAGGTATTATCATGGTTCTGATCAACATGCTCTTCGGTATCATAATTGGTATGATGCAGAATGGGATGTCTATCGGTGAAGCAGCTTCTCATTATACGATGTTAACAGTTGGAGATGGAATTGTCAGCCAAATACCCGCACTGTTAATCTCTACAGCAACGGGAATCGTTGTAACAAGGGCGGCTTCAGAAGGAAACTTAGGAACTGATATTTCAAAACAATTATTTGCCTATCCGAAAATGCTCTATGTGGCAGCAGGAACCATTTTCTTACTAGGAATTTTCACACCTATCGGCTTGTTTCTTACCTTACCGATAGCTGGCTTATTTGCTTTCGCAGGCTATCGGATATCACAATCAAAAGAACAATCAATTCCTGATGAAGAAGAGGTTGAACAAGAAATTGAGATGGATGAAATGAAAAGTCCTGAAAGTGTCATGAATCTCATTAATATCGACCCTATTGAATTTGAATTTGGATATGGATTAATCCCACTTGCAGATACAAATCAAGGTGGAGATCTTCTTGATCGAGTTGTGATGATTAGAAGGCAGTTAGCTATTGAATTAGGCCTAGTTATACCCGTTGTAAGAATAAGAGATAATATTCAGTTACAACCTAATGAATACAGATTAAAAATAAAAGGTAATGAAGTAGCTAAAGGTGAAATCCTCCTTGACCATTATTTAGCAATGGCCCCTGGAATAGAAGATGATTCGATTGAAGGTATTGATACAATCGAACCTTCATTTGGACTTCCTGCTAAATGGATCACAGAAGAAATGAAAGATACCGCTGATATGTATGGATATACTGTTGTAGATCCGCCATCTGTTGTTTCAACACATATTACTGAGGTCATAAAACAACATGCACATGAGCTACTAGGAAGACAAGAAACGAAACAATTAATCGATCATTTAAAGGAATCATACCCTATTTTAGTAGAAGAAGTTACACCTTCACCACTTAGCATTGGTGAAATACAAAAAGTACTTGCGAAACTTCTTAAAGAAAAAGTTTCGATTCGTAACTTACCTATTATATTTGAAACGTTAGCCGATTTTGGAAAGATGACATCTGATTCAGAATTACTAGGTGAGTATGTAAGACAAGCATTGGCTAAACAAATAACTGCTCAATATTCAGATCAAGATCAAATGTTAAAGGTTGTGACCTTATCAGGAAAAATTGAGAAATTAATTGCTGATGGAGTACAACAAACCGAACATGGTAATTATTTATCGTTAAGTCCTGATGTGTCTCAAGCGATAATCGAAGCGATTGCAAAGGAAATAGAAATGCTCTCGCTACAACAACAAATACCTATTTTACTATGTTCACCAGCTGTCAGAATGTACGTTAGACAGCTAACAGATCGATATTTTCCGCAGGTTCCAATATTATCCTATAATGAGTTAGAAGCAAATGTTGAAGTACAAAGTGTTGGGGTGGTGAATGTGGAATGA